A window from Candidatus Paceibacterota bacterium encodes these proteins:
- a CDS encoding CxxC-x17-CxxC domain-containing protein → MENNNRGGGRSFGGNRDGGSRFGGGGFKKGGFGGNRGGGRSFGGDREVTMHDAVCADCHKPCQVPFRPTNDRPVYCKDCFTKNGGLAGKSRSNDLAKKDFGNKPQFNSSFKPQADSNFSSNSEVKKQLEALNIKIDSLIRTVEAMKPVKVEVKETVKSVKKAKTVKAKKTK, encoded by the coding sequence ATGGAAAATAATAACCGAGGAGGTGGTAGAAGTTTCGGTGGTAACCGTGATGGCGGTTCTAGATTCGGTGGTGGAGGTTTCAAAAAGGGAGGTTTTGGTGGTAACAGGGGTGGTGGTAGAAGTTTCGGTGGCGATAGAGAAGTAACTATGCATGATGCTGTTTGCGCAGATTGTCACAAGCCTTGCCAAGTTCCTTTTCGTCCAACCAACGATCGTCCAGTTTATTGTAAAGATTGTTTTACCAAAAACGGTGGTCTTGCGGGCAAATCTAGATCAAATGATCTTGCTAAAAAAGATTTTGGTAACAAGCCACAATTCAATTCAAGTTTCAAACCACAAGCAGATTCCAATTTTTCTTCAAATAGTGAAGTAAAGAAACAGTTGGAAGCTTTGAATATTAAAATAGATAGTCTGATTAGAACAGTTGAGGCTATGAAGCCAGTGAAAGTTGAGGTTAAAGAGACAGTTAAGTCAGTTAAGAAAGCTAAGACTGTAAAGGCCAAGAAGACCAAGTAA
- a CDS encoding type II toxin-antitoxin system PemK/MazF family toxin has product MYKGTLVLIPFPFTDLSGQKVRPALVLHNQRGGEDCIVAFISSVQNKKIGVYDIPVVPSLSNGLKVNSTIKISKIATLQKKTILGELGQLESVTVSKVNVMLRKLFSI; this is encoded by the coding sequence ATGTATAAAGGGACTCTCGTATTGATACCATTTCCGTTTACTGATTTATCTGGTCAAAAGGTACGACCAGCTCTTGTTTTGCATAATCAAAGAGGTGGAGAAGATTGTATAGTAGCTTTTATCTCATCGGTTCAAAATAAAAAAATTGGAGTTTACGATATACCAGTTGTTCCGTCATTAAGTAATGGACTTAAAGTTAATTCAACAATCAAAATTTCAAAGATTGCAACTTTACAGAAAAAGACAATTCTTGGAGAACTTGGTCAGTTGGAATCAGTGACTGTATCAAAAGTGAATGTTATGTTAAGAAAACTGTTCAGTATTTAA
- the rpoC gene encoding DNA-directed RNA polymerase subunit beta': MQPNINKKQNEPTQFDLVKLTLASPDKILEWSYGEITKPETINYRTQRSEKSGLFDERIFGPDRDFECYCGKYRGIRYKGIVCEKCGVEITRSIVRRDRMGHIELASPVSHIWFLRSVPSRIGLILGMTTSDLEKVVYFAGYIVTKVHVGEKESFLKELDTEYKSKVKAAQDDKTKEALKELVVNARKDIESLVEGFVMDEATYHKFAVKYGSLFEAGIGAEVIYELLKKVDLVKLQAELIKVHDVAGTADRERLSKRLSLVKQMIKAKVRPEWMFLVRIPVIPPGLRPMVALDGGRYATSDVNDLYRRVINRNNRLLKLKEINAPEVILRNEKRILQEAVDALIDNSIRHSSSAGAAAVAAQKRALKSLSDSLKSKRGLFRQNLLGKRVDYSGRSVIVVGPELKLDECGLPKHMALELFRPFVISGLLKKELAYNIRGANRLIDDGAKEVWEILEEVIKGKYVLLNRAPTLHRLGIQAFRPQLIEGNAIHVHPLVCTAFNADFDGDQMAVHVPLSDEAQMEAKMIMASDRNILKPGNNDPTVVAKMLDIVLGCFWVTKVVAGANGEGKAFESPDSAILANSFESIDLRAKVKVVAPNTPKYAKFEGKIFETTVGRILLNNILPDDYPFINEEVGRKYLGQIIDDMITLRGAENVAPILDKIKSFGFSYATISGTTWGIDDIMVPDSKKAIIAKGKVQADIVSKQFDEGLLAEEERIRKHIEIWQRAKGEVEKAIPASLDKLGSVYDMITSGARGSLSQITQMVGMKGLISSVSGETIEFPILSCSKEGLTPIEYFITTHGSRKGLTDTALNTAKAGYLTRKLFVVAQDVVVSEEDCGTKEFITIYKQTASGMNIPLSKNIRGRNIAEDIKTADGKVLFEKGHLLNKSDALKVEAAGINEVKVRSPLSCKTLRGVCSKCYGLDLGRNTPIALGEAVGTIAAQAIGEPGTQLTMRTFHAGGTASQGGDITSGLPRVEEVFEKRRPKNPAVVATVNGVVTGMKDVGKEKMIYVIPDIEDKGKGKATEVEYVFPYRRTTMVKAGDRVKKGQLLTDGSADIDEIFEYGGEERAKDYVITEVGKIYELQGETVSRKHIELIVKQMFSRRKIIDGGDTNFTEGMIIDDIQFAEENAEAKEAGGTIAKAEKLVMGITETSLSRKSFLSAASFQHTTRVLIANAVRGASDDLTGLMENVIIGRLVPAGSGFVGSPKKKMIDAVSAGSEEVEGE; this comes from the coding sequence ATGCAACCAAATATAAATAAAAAGCAAAATGAACCAACACAGTTTGACCTAGTCAAATTGACATTGGCATCACCTGATAAGATCCTTGAATGGTCATATGGTGAGATCACCAAACCAGAAACCATCAACTATCGTACACAACGATCTGAAAAGAGCGGTCTCTTTGACGAGCGCATCTTTGGTCCAGACCGAGATTTTGAATGTTACTGTGGAAAATATCGCGGTATTCGTTACAAAGGTATTGTTTGCGAAAAGTGTGGAGTTGAAATTACACGCTCAATAGTTCGCCGTGACCGCATGGGACATATTGAACTAGCAAGTCCAGTTTCTCATATCTGGTTCCTCCGCAGTGTCCCTTCACGTATTGGTCTTATCTTAGGAATGACTACTTCAGATCTTGAAAAAGTAGTTTATTTCGCTGGATATATTGTTACCAAAGTTCACGTAGGTGAAAAGGAGAGTTTCCTCAAAGAACTTGATACTGAATACAAGAGTAAAGTTAAGGCTGCTCAAGATGACAAGACCAAGGAAGCTTTGAAAGAACTCGTAGTCAATGCTCGTAAAGATATTGAAAGTCTCGTAGAAGGTTTTGTTATGGATGAAGCTACTTATCATAAATTTGCTGTGAAGTATGGCTCTCTATTTGAAGCTGGTATTGGTGCAGAAGTCATATACGAACTTTTGAAGAAGGTTGATTTAGTCAAACTCCAAGCAGAATTGATCAAGGTTCATGATGTTGCTGGTACAGCTGATCGTGAAAGACTCTCAAAGCGTTTGTCATTGGTCAAGCAAATGATCAAAGCCAAGGTTCGTCCAGAATGGATGTTCCTAGTTCGTATTCCAGTCATTCCACCAGGACTCCGTCCAATGGTTGCTCTTGATGGTGGACGTTACGCTACTTCAGATGTAAACGATTTGTATCGCCGTGTTATCAACCGCAACAATCGTCTTTTGAAATTGAAAGAGATCAATGCTCCAGAAGTTATTCTCCGCAACGAAAAGCGTATTTTGCAAGAAGCTGTAGATGCTCTCATAGATAACTCTATCCGTCACAGTTCTTCTGCTGGTGCTGCCGCAGTTGCTGCTCAGAAGCGAGCTTTGAAATCACTCTCAGATAGTTTGAAGTCAAAGAGAGGACTATTTCGTCAGAACCTTCTCGGTAAGCGCGTAGACTATTCTGGTCGTTCAGTTATCGTCGTCGGCCCAGAGCTCAAACTAGATGAATGTGGTTTGCCAAAACACATGGCCTTGGAATTGTTCCGTCCATTCGTCATCTCAGGACTTTTGAAAAAAGAATTAGCTTACAACATTCGTGGTGCAAACAGACTCATTGATGATGGTGCAAAAGAAGTTTGGGAAATTCTAGAAGAAGTTATTAAAGGTAAATACGTACTCTTGAACCGTGCTCCTACTTTGCACCGTTTAGGTATTCAAGCTTTTAGACCTCAACTTATTGAAGGTAATGCTATCCATGTTCACCCACTCGTATGTACAGCTTTCAACGCTGACTTCGATGGAGACCAGATGGCCGTACACGTTCCGTTGTCAGATGAGGCTCAGATGGAAGCAAAGATGATCATGGCTTCTGATAGGAACATCTTGAAACCAGGTAACAATGACCCTACTGTTGTAGCAAAGATGCTTGATATTGTGCTCGGTTGTTTCTGGGTTACGAAAGTTGTGGCTGGTGCAAATGGTGAAGGTAAAGCTTTTGAATCTCCTGATTCAGCTATCTTGGCAAATAGTTTTGAAAGTATAGATCTTCGTGCCAAGGTTAAAGTTGTAGCTCCAAATACTCCAAAGTATGCAAAATTTGAAGGTAAGATTTTTGAGACTACAGTCGGAAGAATCTTGCTCAACAATATTTTGCCTGATGATTATCCTTTCATCAATGAAGAAGTTGGACGCAAATATCTAGGTCAGATTATTGACGACATGATCACTCTCCGTGGAGCTGAGAATGTTGCGCCAATTCTAGATAAGATAAAATCTTTCGGTTTTAGTTACGCTACTATTTCTGGTACAACTTGGGGTATTGATGACATCATGGTTCCAGATTCAAAGAAAGCAATCATTGCCAAAGGTAAAGTCCAAGCTGATATTGTCAGTAAGCAGTTTGATGAAGGTCTTCTTGCAGAAGAAGAAAGAATCAGAAAACATATTGAAATTTGGCAGAGAGCCAAGGGTGAAGTTGAAAAAGCAATTCCTGCTTCTTTGGACAAGCTCGGTTCTGTCTACGACATGATCACCTCTGGAGCTCGCGGATCCCTATCACAGATCACACAAATGGTTGGTATGAAAGGTCTTATCTCATCAGTTTCTGGAGAAACTATTGAATTCCCGATCCTATCCTGTTCCAAGGAAGGTCTTACTCCTATTGAATATTTCATTACTACTCACGGTTCAAGAAAGGGTCTCACAGACACCGCTTTGAACACCGCTAAAGCAGGTTACCTCACACGTAAGCTCTTCGTGGTTGCTCAAGATGTCGTAGTTTCTGAAGAAGATTGTGGTACAAAAGAATTTATTACTATATACAAGCAGACTGCTTCTGGTATGAATATTCCTCTTTCAAAGAATATTCGCGGACGTAATATTGCTGAAGATATCAAGACTGCCGATGGAAAAGTTTTATTTGAAAAGGGACATCTCTTGAATAAGTCGGACGCTCTCAAAGTTGAAGCTGCTGGTATAAATGAAGTCAAAGTCCGTTCACCACTCTCATGTAAAACTCTACGTGGTGTTTGTTCCAAGTGTTACGGTCTAGACCTAGGTAGGAATACTCCTATCGCTCTAGGTGAAGCTGTAGGAACTATTGCTGCTCAAGCCATCGGAGAACCTGGTACACAGCTAACAATGCGTACATTCCATGCTGGTGGTACTGCTTCACAAGGTGGAGACATCACATCAGGTCTACCACGCGTTGAAGAAGTTTTTGAAAAGCGTCGTCCAAAGAATCCTGCTGTGGTAGCAACCGTGAACGGTGTAGTTACAGGTATGAAGGATGTTGGAAAAGAAAAGATGATCTATGTCATTCCAGATATTGAAGACAAGGGTAAAGGCAAAGCAACTGAAGTTGAATATGTCTTCCCATATCGCCGTACTACTATGGTCAAAGCAGGTGATCGTGTAAAGAAGGGTCAACTCTTGACTGATGGTTCTGCTGATATTGACGAGATCTTTGAATACGGTGGAGAAGAGCGTGCCAAGGATTACGTTATTACTGAAGTTGGTAAGATCTACGAACTTCAGGGAGAAACGGTTTCCCGTAAGCACATTGAACTCATCGTTAAACAGATGTTCAGTCGTCGTAAGATCATTGATGGTGGAGATACAAACTTCACTGAAGGTATGATCATCGATGATATTCAATTTGCAGAAGAGAATGCGGAAGCCAAAGAAGCTGGAGGTACTATCGCCAAGGCCGAGAAATTGGTCATGGGTATTACCGAAACTTCTCTATCAAGAAAGAGTTTCTTGTCAGCTGCATCATTCCAGCACACTACTCGTGTCCTCATCGCCAACGCGGTCCGTGGTGCTTCAGATGACCTCACAGGCCTCATGGAAAACGTTATCATTGGTCGCTTGGTTCCAGCTGGTTCAGGTTTCGTTGGATCACCAAAGAAAAAGATGATTGACGCTGTTTCAGCAGGTAGTGAGGAGGTTGAGGGGGAGTAA
- a CDS encoding class I SAM-dependent methyltransferase, protein MKNRNFFFQQYDKINWVNQEKTHLNVSVNKFILDEIISKQSIPFSLFGIGSGIGFFIRMLKEKYGDNIHIAGCEPSKKSYDYFIKSDIDKSNVEIYQDTFQDFKTDKKFDFITAIYVFPHFIEADLSKVAQKISGMLNEKGRLIIVVSNEEYLRNKLETKRDLFIEKNTIEFKGKEYKEYLHYVEIPDMGTVIDYDREEDYYKALLEDNGLKLVKKDKLNSDEYICTVFTFEKV, encoded by the coding sequence ATGAAAAACCGAAACTTTTTCTTTCAACAGTACGATAAGATAAATTGGGTAAACCAAGAAAAGACACATCTCAATGTTTCTGTAAATAAGTTTATTCTCGATGAAATCATCTCCAAACAAAGTATACCTTTCAGCTTGTTTGGTATCGGTTCTGGAATTGGATTTTTTATAAGGATGTTAAAAGAAAAATATGGCGACAATATCCATATCGCTGGATGCGAGCCATCAAAGAAGAGTTACGATTATTTCATTAAAAGTGATATAGACAAAAGTAATGTTGAGATTTATCAAGATACTTTTCAAGACTTTAAAACAGATAAGAAGTTTGATTTTATTACGGCAATATACGTCTTTCCACATTTTATTGAAGCTGATTTGAGTAAGGTGGCTCAAAAAATATCGGGAATGCTAAATGAAAAAGGAAGACTAATAATCGTCGTCTCCAACGAAGAGTATTTGAGAAATAAGTTAGAGACAAAAAGAGATTTGTTCATCGAAAAAAATACCATTGAGTTTAAAGGTAAGGAATACAAAGAATATCTACATTATGTTGAAATACCTGATATGGGTACGGTTATAGATTACGATAGAGAAGAAGATTATTACAAAGCCCTTCTTGAAGATAATGGATTGAAGTTGGTAAAAAAAGATAAGCTAAATAGTGACGAATACATTTGTACAGTATTTACGTTTGAGAAGGTCTAA
- a CDS encoding CHC2 zinc finger domain-containing protein, with amino-acid sequence MSRTTVEEIKARIPIEELIASYVKVEKSGRSLKARCPFHNEKTASFFISPERGGYYCFGCGAKGDIFSFVEQFEGLDFKGALKVLAERAGVPLVMDQKTDSDNDKLFKITEEACKYFEDQFKKSKEAEAYVNRRGVSPETRGNFRIGWAPEGWQNLLNYLKTKGWNESVIEKAGFIKKRDGGTIAVAAGGAISPTVASLSSNTKGKLAQPKGDGASYSSSNYYDRFRGRVMFPITDSSGRVVAFTGRILKEDDKNAKYLNSPETPIFTKSQILFGLDKAKTEIRRVGYSILVEGQMDLVLSHQVGVKNAIAASGTALTDQSQGESGVISNLGMVRRLSSNMIIALDSDKAGRTAAMRAVAATALSMGMSVKIADIEGGKDPADLILDNPENWKNVLKNSKHVIEFELGNVLKEVPDSQKLGKAVRERVFPFLARIDSEMDKAYFVKIIAEKSGLNEQSVWEDLRKFEKTMKQTSASSTNQSSVSNNLASSAVQRPLSSAKTNNISTNADKNSAHRLDLVERRMFGLLNLMETSGIADAKEYRERIKKIAGDIYEDKINKITPMMGDLSFEAEAFYGNEKDRFNIHMNELIFNFEEDLINKELIETMGKLRSAEKAGDNKTVSELAKKCQVLSMRKAEVGKQRRV; translated from the coding sequence ATGAGTCGCACCACAGTAGAAGAAATAAAAGCTCGTATACCCATAGAGGAACTCATAGCTTCTTATGTGAAAGTGGAAAAGTCTGGCAGATCGCTCAAAGCTAGATGCCCATTTCATAATGAGAAAACCGCTTCCTTTTTCATCTCACCAGAACGTGGCGGGTATTACTGTTTTGGTTGTGGAGCAAAAGGCGATATCTTTTCATTTGTTGAACAATTTGAAGGGCTTGATTTCAAAGGTGCACTCAAGGTCTTGGCAGAGAGGGCAGGAGTACCATTGGTGATGGATCAAAAAACTGATAGTGATAATGACAAATTATTTAAAATAACAGAAGAAGCTTGTAAATATTTTGAAGATCAATTCAAAAAATCAAAAGAAGCAGAGGCTTATGTAAACCGTCGCGGTGTTAGTCCAGAAACAAGAGGGAATTTTCGTATTGGTTGGGCTCCAGAAGGTTGGCAGAATCTATTGAATTATTTAAAGACAAAAGGCTGGAATGAATCGGTTATTGAAAAGGCGGGGTTTATAAAGAAGAGAGATGGTGGCACGATAGCCGTCGCCGCTGGCGGAGCCATTTCCCCGACTGTTGCGAGCTTGTCGAGCAACACGAAGGGGAAACTGGCACAGCCAAAAGGCGACGGTGCTAGTTATAGTTCTTCAAATTATTACGACCGTTTTCGTGGCCGAGTAATGTTTCCTATCACTGATTCTAGTGGAAGAGTCGTCGCTTTTACCGGACGTATTCTCAAAGAGGATGATAAAAATGCAAAATATTTGAATAGTCCAGAAACTCCTATTTTTACAAAATCTCAAATATTATTTGGTCTAGATAAAGCAAAGACTGAAATCCGTCGCGTCGGTTATTCTATCCTTGTAGAAGGTCAAATGGATCTCGTGCTCTCACATCAAGTCGGAGTCAAAAACGCCATCGCTGCTTCTGGAACCGCTCTTACAGATCAGAGTCAAGGTGAAAGTGGAGTTATCAGTAATCTCGGTATGGTCAGACGTCTAAGTTCAAATATGATTATTGCTCTTGATTCCGATAAGGCTGGTCGTACCGCTGCTATGCGTGCTGTCGCAGCTACGGCACTTTCCATGGGCATGTCGGTCAAGATTGCAGATATAGAAGGTGGTAAAGATCCTGCAGATCTCATCTTGGACAATCCTGAAAATTGGAAAAATGTTCTCAAGAATTCTAAACATGTTATTGAATTTGAACTCGGTAATGTTTTGAAAGAAGTTCCAGATTCACAAAAATTGGGTAAAGCTGTTCGTGAAAGAGTTTTTCCATTTTTGGCGAGAATAGATAGTGAGATGGATAAAGCCTATTTCGTAAAGATTATTGCTGAGAAATCAGGTTTGAATGAACAATCCGTCTGGGAGGATTTGAGAAAATTTGAAAAGACAATGAAACAGACTTCGGCAAGTTCCACCAATCAATCATCAGTTTCAAATAATTTAGCTTCATCTGCTGTACAAAGACCTCTTAGTAGTGCAAAAACAAATAATATTTCTACTAATGCAGATAAAAATTCAGCCCATCGTCTGGATCTGGTTGAACGCAGAATGTTCGGTCTTTTGAATTTGATGGAAACTTCTGGTATTGCTGATGCAAAAGAGTATCGTGAGAGAATCAAAAAAATTGCTGGTGATATTTATGAAGATAAGATAAATAAGATCACACCTATGATGGGTGACCTTTCTTTTGAAGCCGAAGCTTTTTATGGTAATGAAAAAGATCGTTTTAATATTCATATGAATGAACTCATCTTCAATTTTGAAGAAGATCTTATCAATAAAGAACTCATAGAGACTATGGGTAAACTTCGTTCTGCCGAGAAAGCCGGTGACAACAAAACTGTTTCAGAGTTAGCTAAAAAATGTCAGGTTTTGTCTATGAGGAAGGCAGAGGTGGGGAAGCAGAGGAGGGTGTAA
- a CDS encoding Fic family protein — protein sequence MKPEFLTKIDAVKAEIEKHGVLDPALLKNLDEWYRIELTYTSNALEGNTLTRQETALVVEKDISIDGKQLRELIEAKNHGEAVEFIKKFAKDHSGLGDVTLPAILDIHRIILQKNDDVNAGRLRNVPVRISGSTSIMPNPASVPKLMEEFITWLSSSKDHSASTAIEAHYRFVSIHPFTDGNGRTARLLLNLILLQNNYPPVIIHPEDRRVYVTSLEKAQTGGSKDDYENFMLEAVLKSAEEYLKSIK from the coding sequence ATGAAACCTGAATTTCTCACAAAAATCGATGCTGTTAAAGCCGAAATCGAAAAGCATGGCGTCCTAGATCCGGCATTATTAAAGAATCTTGATGAGTGGTATCGCATAGAATTAACCTACACTTCAAATGCTCTAGAAGGTAACACTTTGACGCGTCAAGAAACCGCATTGGTGGTTGAAAAAGATATTAGTATTGATGGTAAGCAACTAAGAGAACTCATTGAAGCGAAGAATCATGGAGAAGCAGTTGAGTTTATTAAAAAATTTGCCAAGGATCATTCTGGCCTCGGTGATGTCACTTTACCTGCTATTCTTGATATTCATCGTATCATTTTACAAAAGAATGATGACGTGAATGCTGGCAGACTTCGTAATGTTCCAGTCAGGATTTCTGGTTCAACATCAATAATGCCCAATCCAGCCTCGGTGCCAAAACTCATGGAAGAATTCATTACTTGGTTGAGTAGTAGTAAAGATCATTCAGCCTCAACCGCTATAGAAGCTCATTATCGTTTTGTCTCCATTCATCCATTTACCGATGGTAATGGTAGAACCGCCCGTCTTCTTCTTAATCTAATACTTTTACAAAATAATTATCCGCCAGTTATTATTCACCCTGAAGACAGGAGAGTTTACGTAACATCTCTTGAAAAAGCTCAAACAGGCGGAAGCAAAGATGATTATGAGAATTTTATGTTGGAGGCGGTACTAAAATCGGCAGAGGAGTATTTGAAATCTATTAAATAG
- a CDS encoding sigma-70 family RNA polymerase sigma factor, translating into MSKTKKTTKTARKSSSPSPKKKALHAKKDKTKKAKSSGSSSKVAKVTKGNKAQDFETRSNKLISKGRDRGFVTYDEILKEFPQIENDITFLDELYAKLVTANVDVLEGGGLLEVEDLSHKKVAPHMSRGADSAYDSIQMYLKEIGQYPLINAAQEKDLARRILAGDTEAKNLLAKANLRLVVSIAKKYVGRSPDLTLLDLIQEGNLGLFRAVDKFDWTKGFKFSTYATWWIRQAITRALADQSRTIRVPVHMVETIAKYKQVVRRLSHDLGREPLADEIAMEMDMAVEKIYQIEKIEQDVVSLESPVGDDSDDGKSTLQDFIADDKILSPDQESSRRILRDQVNMILNDLSEKERKILEMRHGLNDGITHTLEEVGREFGVTRERIRQIEAKAHEKIRQHDKINRLKNY; encoded by the coding sequence ATGAGTAAAACAAAAAAGACGACCAAAACGGCTCGTAAATCCTCTAGTCCTTCTCCAAAAAAGAAGGCTTTGCATGCAAAAAAAGATAAAACAAAGAAGGCAAAGTCTTCAGGATCTTCATCTAAAGTCGCAAAGGTAACCAAGGGTAACAAAGCTCAGGATTTTGAGACACGTTCAAACAAACTCATTTCAAAAGGACGTGATCGTGGTTTCGTAACTTATGATGAGATTTTGAAAGAGTTCCCACAGATTGAAAACGATATAACTTTTCTCGATGAACTTTACGCCAAACTCGTTACTGCCAACGTTGATGTCCTTGAAGGTGGAGGTTTGTTAGAGGTTGAAGATTTGAGTCACAAAAAAGTTGCTCCACATATGTCTCGTGGTGCAGATTCTGCCTATGATTCTATTCAAATGTATTTGAAAGAGATCGGTCAGTACCCACTTATCAACGCTGCACAAGAAAAAGATTTGGCACGAAGAATATTGGCAGGTGATACAGAAGCAAAAAATCTTCTCGCTAAAGCCAACCTTCGTCTCGTTGTCTCTATTGCTAAAAAGTATGTTGGTCGCAGTCCAGACCTTACATTGCTTGACCTTATCCAAGAAGGAAACTTGGGACTATTCCGCGCAGTAGATAAGTTTGATTGGACAAAAGGTTTCAAATTCTCAACTTACGCCACATGGTGGATTAGACAAGCTATTACTCGTGCTCTGGCTGACCAAAGTAGAACTATTCGTGTACCAGTGCATATGGTGGAAACTATTGCCAAGTATAAACAAGTTGTCAGACGTTTGAGTCATGACCTCGGTCGCGAACCTCTAGCAGATGAGATCGCTATGGAAATGGATATGGCCGTAGAAAAGATCTATCAGATTGAAAAGATTGAACAAGATGTTGTCTCTTTGGAAAGTCCAGTTGGTGACGATAGTGACGATGGTAAATCTACACTCCAAGATTTTATTGCTGATGACAAGATTCTTTCACCAGATCAAGAGTCTTCACGCAGAATTCTACGTGATCAGGTCAATATGATCTTGAATGATCTTTCAGAAAAAGAACGCAAGATTCTAGAAATGCGTCATGGTTTGAACGATGGTATCACTCATACACTAGAAGAAGTTGGAAGAGAGTTCGGAGTTACTCGCGAACGTATTCGTCAGATTGAAGCCAAGGCTCACGAAAAGATTCGCCAGCATGACAAGATTAACAGACTCAAGAATTACTAA